The Gemmatimonadota bacterium DNA window TGAGTTCGATGATCACCAGGGGCGCGCCGCAACACGGACACAGACGCGTGTGGGCGCTGACCGCTTGCGAGGGCGTGACATCAGCGGCGGCGACCGGCGTAGGAATCAGCGAGGGCGTTGGCGCCGCGATCAGGGCGCGGGCGCGCGCCAGGTTCTCCACCCGTTTGGCATTGGCCAGCAGGCCATAGTGGCGGATGCGGTGGAAGCCGCGGGGCAGGACGTGCAGCAGGAAGCGGCGCATGAACTCCGCGGGGTCGAGGGTCATGGTCTTGTGCCGCGTACGGCCGGTGGCGCGGTAGTCCTTCCACCTGAAGGTGACGCCGCGATTGTCGAGGGCGATCAGCCGGCTGTTGGCGATGGCCACCCGGTGGGTATAGCGGGCGAGGTACGCGAGCACAGCCTCGGGTCCGGCGAAGGGGCGCTTGGCATAGACGACCCACTCGCAGTGGCGCAGCGGCGCCAGCCACGCGGCGAAGGCCTGGGCATCGACGAGTCCCGCGTACTCGCCGAAGAACTGCAATGCGCCGGCCTCGTGGGCCGCCGTGAGTTGCTCGCAGAAGCGGCGTCGGAACAACCGTGAGAGCACCCGTACGGGCAGGAAGAAGCCGCGCCGGCAGGCCACCCACCGCTGCCCATCGAGCGACAGGCCGCCGCCGGGCACGATGCCGTGCACGTGCGGGTGATGGGTCAGGGCCGAGCCCCAGGTGTGCAGCACCAGGGTCACGCCGATACGCGCGCCCAGATGGCGGGGATCGGCGGCAATGGTGAGCAGCGTCTCGGCGGCGGCCTGGAACAGCAGGCCATAGATCACCCGCTTGTTGTGGTAGGCGATCGCGCCGATCGGTGCCGGCAGCGTGAAGACGACATGATAGTACTCGACCGGCAGCAGGTCGGCCTGGCGCTCGGCCAGCCACTGCCGGGCCGCGGCCCCCTGGCACTTCGGGCAATGGCGGTCGCGGCACGAGTTGTAGGCGACCTGCGTGTGGCCGCAGTCCGGACACTGCTCGAGGTGGCCGCCCAGCGCGGCGGTGCGGCAGCGCTCGATCGCCGACATCGCCTTGAGCTGGGCGAGGCTCAGGTGCCCGGCCTGAGCGCGCCGCCACGCCGGTCCGTGATCGCGGAAGATGTCCGCGACTTCCAGGGTCTGCCGCGGCATGGCCGGCTCAGGCGCGTGGCGCGTGCTCCCGCGTCAGGCGCTCAAGCGGACCGGTGACCTCGCGCAGGGTCGCGGTAGCCACGTGGGTGTACAGCGCCGTGGACTCCAGCTTCTTGTGTCCGAGCAGCACCTGGATGACGCGGATGTCGACCTTCTGCTCCAGCAGATGGGTGGCAAAGCTGTGACGAAGGACATGAAGCGACACCCGCTTGGTGATGCCGGCCGCATCGGCAGCGGCGTGGCAGGCGCGGTTGAGCTGGCGGGTCGACAGCGGGTTGACGGGGTCCTGGCCGGGAAAGAGCCAGCCGTGCGGCAGCACCACGCCGCGCGTATGGCCCTCGCGCCACCACGCCCGCAGGACGCTGAGCAAGGTCGGCGAGAGCATGGCGTAGCGGTCCTTGCTGCCCTTGCCCTGTTCCACGCGGATGACCATGCGCGCGCTGTTGATGTCGTCGACCTTGAGCGCCACCACCTCCGAGGCGCGCAGTCCGGCACCATAGGCCACCGACAGCGCGGC harbors:
- a CDS encoding site-specific integrase; the protein is MTQSTQSISPLRQRMIEDMRLRKLSPKTQRGYIRWVKCLAGFLKRSPDTASAEDLRRFQLHLVESGIGSGSLNTAVSALRFFFTVTLGRAEAMAKMSYVREPRKLPVVLDPEEVTRLLEAAPGLKYQAALSVAYGAGLRASEVVALKVDDINSARMVIRVEQGKGSKDRYAMLSPTLLSVLRAWWREGHTRGVVLPHGWLFPGQDPVNPLSTRQLNRACHAAADAAGITKRVSLHVLRHSFATHLLEQKVDIRVIQVLLGHKKLESTALYTHVATATLREVTGPLERLTREHAPRA
- a CDS encoding IS91 family transposase is translated as MPRQTLEVADIFRDHGPAWRRAQAGHLSLAQLKAMSAIERCRTAALGGHLEQCPDCGHTQVAYNSCRDRHCPKCQGAAARQWLAERQADLLPVEYYHVVFTLPAPIGAIAYHNKRVIYGLLFQAAAETLLTIAADPRHLGARIGVTLVLHTWGSALTHHPHVHGIVPGGGLSLDGQRWVACRRGFFLPVRVLSRLFRRRFCEQLTAAHEAGALQFFGEYAGLVDAQAFAAWLAPLRHCEWVVYAKRPFAGPEAVLAYLARYTHRVAIANSRLIALDNRGVTFRWKDYRATGRTRHKTMTLDPAEFMRRFLLHVLPRGFHRIRHYGLLANAKRVENLARARALIAAPTPSLIPTPVAAADVTPSQAVSAHTRLCPCCGAPLVIIELIARGHAPRAPPWPVGEVA